A genomic segment from Branchiostoma floridae strain S238N-H82 chromosome 7, Bfl_VNyyK, whole genome shotgun sequence encodes:
- the LOC118420106 gene encoding uncharacterized protein LOC118420106 encodes MEDYLRLARFMVPLACTTIATDIGEQALNRGVAFSENVTASYGLAFSLTKFMAGTLQQNRHIGLIMVQQARDGRRAVALTAAMGLVVAAVHLLIALTPLGYLLIERAHQVDSVVGAGSRRAMLFLTAFPLLDGLAYVFIGMLLQYHHSLIVGASSIADVCVQVAVSVALMETALQTTDPLLIPILALYACSYSGYVLVCLQVAVSLALMETALQTTDPLLIPILALYACSYSGYVICLVQVAVSVALMETALQTTDPLLIPILALYACSYSGYLLLCIQVAVSLALYTCSYSGYVICLVQVAVSVALYACSYSGYVICLVQVAVSVALYACSYSGYVICLVQVAVSVALYACSYSGYVICLVQVAVSVALYACSYSGYVICLVQVAVSVALYACSYSGYVICLVQVAVSVALYACSYSGYVICLVQVAVSVALYACSYSGYVLLCLQVAVSLALMETALQTSDPLLIPILALYACSYSGYVICLVQVVVSLELYACSYSGYVLLCLQVAVSLALMETALQTSDPLLIPILALYACSYSGYVICLVQVVVSLELYACSYSGYVLLCLQVAVSLALMETALQTSDPLLIPILALYACSYSGYVICLVQVAVSLALYACSYSGYVICLVQVAVSVALYACSYSGYVICLVQVAVSVALYGCSYSGYVICLVQVAVSVALYACSYSGYVLVCLQVAVSLALMETALQTTDPLLIPILALYACSYSGYVLYVDVAVSLALMETALQTTDPLLIPILALYAAMAVRLALIVAGFLYKVGPKIRHARPLADKDSFTVVRALKFWWPLALVTAVNRISRPIINLLVARELGGSDAVEAVAVLTVTYPIGHLPYAWLNEMKSLAPAFRKSGQGRRVVPWRTLWKFSCICLLLTLTVSLVLFYVPGITFAIMTGWIETSADIARLCRKPLQIFTFVAVPVSIRAYLTSWLMVQKRTWILTPSAIFRTVALVTALLVLPKLSIRGADMGIAALLTGFLAEVSVVAVGFLIVRRKLRNPAQTTDGDNTETEGTSSQCHDEADRPMLEEKETSL; translated from the exons ATGGAAGACTACTTGCGGCTGGCCAGGTTCATGGTGCCGCTGGCCTGCACCACCATCGCTACTGACATCGGGGAACAG GCGCTGAATCGCGGCGTCGCCTTCTCCGAGAACGTGACGGCGAGCTACGGGCTGGCGTTCTCCCTCACCAAGTTCATGGCCGGGACTCTGCAGCAGAACCGGCACATCGGGCTCATCATGGTGCAGCAGGCTCGGGACGGGCGGCGGGCGGTCGCGCTGACTGCCGCCATGGGACTGGTGGTGGCCGCGGTGCATCTACTCATTG CCCTGACCCCGCTGGGGTACCTGCTGATCGAGAGGGCGCACCAGGTGGACTCCGTGGTCGGGGCGGGCAGCCGGCGGGCCATGCTGTTCCTGACGGCGTTCCCGCTACTGGACGGGCTG GCCTACGTGTTCATCGGgatgctgctgcagtaccaccaCTCGCTGATAGTGGGCGCATCGTCCATCGCAGACGTGTGTGTTCAG GTAGCGGTGTCCGTGGCGCTGATGGAGACGGCCCTGCAGACCACCGACCCGCTGCTGATCCCCATCCTGGCCCTGTACGCCTGTAGTTACAGTGGTTATGTGTTGGTGTGTTTACAGGTAGCGGTGTCCCTAGCCCTGATGGAGACGGCCCTGCAGACCACCGACCCGCTGCTGATCCCCATCCTGGCCCTGTACGCCTGTAGTTACAGTGGTTATGTTATATGTCTGGTACAGGTAGCGGTGTCCGTGGCGCTGATGGAGACGGCCCTGCAGACCACCGACCCCCTGCTGATCCCCATCCTCGCCCTGTACGCCTGTAGTTACAGTGGTTATCTGTTGCTATGTATACAGGTAGCCGTGTCCCTGGCCCTGTACACCTGTAGTTACAGTGGTTATGTtatatgtctggtgcag gtagcggTGTCCGTGGCGCTGTACGCCTGTAGTTACAGTGGTTATGTtatatgtctggtgcaggtagcggTGTCCGTGGCGCTGTACGCCTGTAGTTACAGTGGTTATGTtatatgtctggtgcaggtagcggTGTCCGTGGCCCTGTACGCCTGTAGTTACAGTGGTTATGTtatatgtctggtgcag gtagcggTGTCCGTGGCCCTGTACGCCTGTAGTTACAGTGGTTATGTtatatgtctggtgcaggtagcggTGTCCGTGGCCCTGTACGCCTGTAGTTACAGTGGTTATGTtatatgtctggtgcaggtagcggTGTCCGTGGCCCTGTACGCCTGTAGTTACAGTGGTTATGTtatatgtctggtgcaggtagccgTGTCCGTGGCCCTGTACGCCTGTAGTTACAGTGGTTATGTGTTGTTGTGCCTGCAGGTAGCGGTGTCACTGGCCCTGATGGAAACCGCCCTGCAGACCTCTGACCCGCTGCTGATCCCCATCCTCGCCCTGTACGCCTGTAGTTACAGTGGTTATGTtatatgtctggtgcaggtagtgGTGTCCCTGGAACTGTACGCCTGTAGTTACAGTGGTTATGTGTTGTTGTGCCTGCAGGTAGCGGTGTCACTGGCCCTGATGGAAACCGCCCTGCAGACCTCTGACCCGCTGCTGATCCCCATCCTCGCCCTGTACGCCTGTAGTTACAGTGGTTATGTtatatgtctggtgcaggtagtgGTGTCCCTGGAACTGTACGCCTGTAGTTACAGTGGTTATGTGTTGTTGTGCCTGCAGGTAGCGGTGTCACTGGCCCTGATGGAAACCGCCCTGCAGACCTCTGACCCGCTGCTGATCCCCATCCTCGCCCTGTACGCCTGTAGTTACAGTGGCTATGTtatatgtctggtgcaggtagcggTGTCCCTGGCCCTGTACGCCTGTAGTTACAGTGGTTATGTtatatgtctggtgcaggtagccgTGTCCGTGGCCCTGTACGCCTGTAGTTACAGTGGTTATGTtatatgtctggtgcaggtagccgTGTCCGTGGCCCTGTACGGCTGTAGTTACAGTGGTTATGTtatatgtctggtgcaggtagccgTGTCCGTGGCCCTGTACGCCTGTAGTTACAGTGGTTATGTGTTGGTGTGTTTACAGGTAGCGGTGTCCCTAGCCCTGATGGAGACGGCCCTGCAGACCACCGACCCGCTGCTGATCCCCATCCTGGCCCTGTACGCCTGTAGTTACAGCGGTTATGTGTtgtatgtagat GTAGCGGTGTCCCTAGCCCTGATGGAGACGGCCCTGCAGACCACCGACCCGTTACTGATCCCCATCCTGGCCCTGTACGCCGCCATGGCCGTCAGACTCGCTCTCATCGTGGCCGGCTTTCTCTACAAGGTCGGGCCGAAAATCAGACACGCACGGCCATTGGCTGACAAG GACAGCTTCACGGTTGTGCGCGCGCTGAAGTTCTGGTGGCCGCTCGCCCTCGTCACGGCCGTCAACAGAATCAGCCGGCCAATCATCAACCTGCTGGTCGCGCGGGAACTGGGTGGAAGTGACGCAGTGGAG GCTGTGGCCGTGCTGACGGTGACCTATCCCATCGGCCACCTGCCCTACGCCTGGCTCAACGAGATGAAATCTCTGGCGCCAGCGTTCAGAAAA AGCGGCCAGGGCCGGAGAGTCGTCCCGTGGCGCACCCTGTGGAAGTTTTCCTGCATCTGCCTGCTGCTGACCCTGACG GTGTCCTTAGTTCTGTTCTACGTTCCCGGCATCACCTTCGCCATCATGACCGGCTGGATCGAGACCAGCGCCGACATCGCCAGGCTCTGCCGCAAGCCGCTGCAGATCTTCACTTTTGTGGCTGTTCCTG TGTCGATCCGGGCGTACCTGACCAGCTGGCTGATGGTCCAGAAGCGGACCTGGATCCTGACTCCCAGCGCCATCTTCCGCACCGTTGCCTTGGTAACGGCTCTGCTGGTCCTCCCTAAGCTCAG TATACGCGGAGCGGACATGGGGATAGCAGCTCTGCTGACCGGGTTCCTGGCTGAAGTCAGCGTTGTTGCCGTGGGTTTCCTCATCGTCAGGCGGAAACTG